A single genomic interval of Cyprinus carpio isolate SPL01 chromosome B24, ASM1834038v1, whole genome shotgun sequence harbors:
- the LOC122142313 gene encoding leucine-rich repeat-containing protein 30-like, producing MGGKKSKSAVDDDTTQSGRKSAGPDETLPTVERIRKHTTTHFGYRVLSLARRGLTDPPEELWEITELQKLNLSLNALRTVTASLGSLQNLVVLNLWGNQLTSLPPEIGRLRNLKVLFIYRNRLSDVPEELGSCTKLEVLSLASNQLTSLPASLSSLAGLKKLNLSHNLIAHIPGCVYTMKSLVFLQLACNRLENIADQIQALADLKILIVEGNCIHSLPKMLCRLTKLELLNVDFNDIQSVPAEMHRLRRLEKLACHPLDKGLHIRHNPLLKPIKEVLDGGLQALYSYLKAT from the coding sequence ATGGGTGGAAAGAAATCCAAAAGTGCTGTAGACGACGACACGACGCAATCGGGAAGAAAGAGCGCCGGTCCGGACGAAACCCTTCCGACGGTCGAACGCATTcgcaaacacacaacaacacacttcGGATACAGAGTGCTCAGCCTGGCTCGACGCGGCCTGACGGATCCTCCAGAGGAACTATGGGAGATAACAGAGCTGCAGAAGCTCAATCTGTCGCTCAATGCATTGCGAACCGTTACGGCGTCTTTGGGTTCGCTGCAGAATCTAGTGGTGCTCAATCTTTGGGGAAACCAGCTCACTAGCTTGCCTCCTGAAATCGGACGGCTTCGAAACCTGAAGGTGCTTTTCATATATCGCAACCGTCTGAGCGACGTTCCCGAAGAACTGGGTTCATGCACCAAACTGGAAGTGTTGAGTCTGGCCAGTAACCAGTTAACTAGTCTCCCTGCGTCGCTTTCATCCCTCGCTGGGTTAAAGAAGCTCAACCTGAGCCACAATCTCATCGCTCACATCCCCGGCTGTGTTTACACCATGAAGAGCCTGGTGTTCCTGCAGCTGGCCTGTAACAGACTGGAAAACATCGCCGATCAGATCCAAGCGCTGGCCGACTTGAAGATCCTCATCGTCGAGGGAAACTGCATCCACTCGCTTCCCAAGATGCTTTGCCGTCTGACCAAGCTGGAGCTCCTCAACGTGGATTTCAATGACATCCAGAGCGTGCCGGCGGAGATGCACCGGCTGAGACGTCTGGAGAAACTGGCCTGCCATCCGCTGGATAAAGGTCTGCACATCAGACACAATCCTCTGCTGAAACCCATCAAAGAGGTTCTGGACGGAGGCCTGCAGGCGCTCTACAGCTATCTGAAGGCCACCTGA